One window from the genome of Actinoplanes teichomyceticus ATCC 31121 encodes:
- a CDS encoding glutamate synthase subunit beta, producing MPDPNGFLRYQRQLPKRRPVPVRIMDWKEVYPPAGEELIRDQATRCMDCGIPFCHDGCPLGNRIPDWNDLVRTGNWAAAAEALHATNNFPEFTGRLCPAPCEAACVLGIGDDPVTIKQVEVEIANHAFDLGFVRPQPAPARSGKSVAVVGSGPAGLAAAQQLARAGHAVTVYERDDRIGGLLRYGIPDFKIEKHVIDARLEQMAAEGVVFQTGVEVGVDITADDLRERYDAVLLAAGALAGRDTPETPGRHLNGVHLAMEHLVPANRMVAGLQDTTPIDARGKHVIIIGGGDTGADCLGVAHRQGAASVTQLDQYPLPPEIRTGLKDPWPTWPMILRNYPAHEEGGDRIFGVAVQEFVGDENGNLVAIRLAEVSVQRVDGVRTVVVTPGSERELRADLVLLAIGFEGTEDQPLLAQFGLTRNRRNVLDADRTWQTGAEGVFVAGDMHRGASLIVWAIAEGRAAASAIHDYLGAAGELPAPVRSDQQPLSV from the coding sequence GTGCCTGATCCTAACGGTTTCCTGCGCTACCAGCGGCAGCTGCCGAAGCGGCGGCCCGTCCCGGTGCGGATCATGGACTGGAAAGAGGTCTACCCGCCCGCGGGCGAGGAGCTGATCCGCGACCAGGCCACCCGCTGCATGGACTGCGGCATCCCGTTCTGCCACGACGGCTGCCCGCTGGGCAACCGCATCCCGGACTGGAACGACCTGGTCCGTACCGGGAACTGGGCGGCGGCCGCGGAGGCCCTGCACGCCACCAACAACTTCCCGGAGTTCACCGGCCGGCTCTGCCCGGCGCCGTGCGAGGCGGCCTGCGTGCTGGGCATCGGCGACGACCCGGTGACCATCAAGCAGGTCGAGGTGGAGATCGCCAACCACGCGTTCGACCTGGGCTTCGTCCGGCCGCAGCCGGCGCCGGCGCGGTCCGGCAAGTCGGTCGCGGTGGTCGGCTCCGGTCCGGCCGGCCTGGCCGCGGCGCAGCAGCTGGCGCGCGCCGGCCACGCGGTCACCGTCTACGAGCGCGACGACCGGATCGGCGGCCTCCTCCGGTACGGCATCCCGGACTTCAAGATCGAGAAGCACGTGATCGACGCCCGTCTGGAGCAGATGGCCGCCGAGGGCGTGGTCTTCCAGACCGGCGTCGAGGTGGGCGTCGACATCACCGCCGACGACCTGCGCGAGCGCTACGACGCGGTGCTGCTGGCCGCCGGCGCGCTGGCCGGCCGGGACACCCCGGAGACCCCGGGCCGGCACCTCAACGGCGTGCACCTGGCGATGGAGCACCTGGTCCCGGCGAACCGGATGGTGGCCGGCCTGCAGGACACCACGCCGATCGACGCCCGCGGCAAGCACGTGATCATCATCGGTGGCGGCGACACCGGGGCGGACTGCCTCGGCGTCGCGCATCGCCAGGGCGCTGCCTCGGTGACGCAGCTCGACCAGTATCCCCTGCCGCCGGAGATTCGTACCGGGCTGAAGGACCCGTGGCCGACCTGGCCGATGATCCTGCGCAACTACCCCGCGCACGAGGAGGGCGGCGACCGGATCTTCGGCGTCGCGGTGCAGGAGTTCGTCGGCGACGAGAACGGCAACCTGGTCGCGATCCGGCTGGCCGAGGTCTCGGTGCAGCGGGTCGACGGCGTGCGTACGGTCGTGGTCACCCCGGGCTCGGAGCGCGAGCTGCGCGCCGACCTGGTGCTGCTGGCGATCGGCTTCGAGGGCACCGAGGACCAGCCGCTGCTGGCGCAGTTCGGCCTGACCCGCAACCGGCGCAACGTGCTGGACGCGGACCGGACCTGGCAGACCGGGGCCGAGGGCGTCTTCGTCGCCGGTGACATGCACCGCGGCGCGTCGCTGATCGTCTGGGCGATCGCCGAGGGACGGGCCGCCGCGTCGGCCATCCACGACTACCTCGGCGCGGCCGGCGAGCTGCCGGCTCCGGTGCGTTCGGATCAGCAGCCGCTGTCCGTCTGA
- the pyk gene encoding pyruvate kinase: MAVTRRVKIVCTMGPATKSPERMLGLVEAGMDVARMNFSHDTRDNHREMYELIRSAAQRTGRAVAILADLQGPKIRLGKFADGPHRWETGERVVITGDDILGTKERVSCTYTKLPQEVKVGDRLLIDDGKVAVEVTGVEGNDIQVLVTEGGPVSNNKGVSLPNVAVSVPAMSEKDEEDLRFALKLGVDLVALSFVRSPDDIKLVHHVMDEEGRRVPVIAKVEKPEAVEHLEEIVLAFDGVMVARGDLGVELPLDQVPLVQKRAVQLCRENAKPVIVATQMLDSMIENSRPTRAEASDVANAVLDGTDAVMLSGETSVGKYPVLTVSTMAKIVTTTEGGHVGIPRLQHDPRTHGGALTIAASQIARNIGAKALVAFSQTGDTVRRLARLHCDLPLYAFTPVPEVRNTLALSWGVETFLTDFVEHTDDMFIQVDAKMLGLGLAKPGDYVVVVAGSPPNAPGSTNTLRVHQLGSLVDPSAV; this comes from the coding sequence ATGGCCGTGACACGCCGCGTAAAGATCGTCTGCACGATGGGCCCCGCCACCAAATCGCCGGAGCGGATGCTCGGGCTGGTAGAAGCGGGCATGGACGTGGCCCGGATGAATTTCAGCCACGACACCCGGGACAACCACCGGGAGATGTACGAGCTGATCCGCTCCGCCGCGCAGCGGACCGGCCGGGCGGTGGCCATCCTCGCCGACCTGCAGGGCCCGAAGATCCGGCTGGGCAAGTTCGCCGACGGCCCGCACCGCTGGGAGACCGGCGAGCGGGTGGTCATCACCGGCGACGACATCCTGGGTACCAAGGAGCGGGTCTCCTGCACCTACACGAAGCTTCCGCAGGAGGTCAAGGTCGGTGACCGCCTCCTGATCGACGACGGCAAGGTCGCGGTCGAGGTGACCGGCGTCGAGGGCAACGACATCCAGGTCCTGGTCACCGAGGGGGGCCCGGTCAGCAACAACAAGGGCGTCTCGCTGCCGAACGTCGCGGTCAGCGTCCCGGCCATGAGCGAGAAGGACGAGGAGGACCTGCGGTTCGCGCTCAAGCTGGGCGTCGACCTGGTCGCGCTCTCGTTCGTCCGCTCGCCGGACGACATCAAGCTCGTCCACCACGTGATGGACGAGGAGGGCCGGCGGGTGCCGGTCATCGCCAAGGTGGAGAAGCCGGAGGCGGTGGAGCACCTGGAGGAGATCGTCCTGGCCTTCGACGGCGTCATGGTCGCCCGTGGTGACCTGGGCGTCGAGCTGCCGCTGGACCAGGTCCCGCTGGTGCAGAAGCGGGCCGTGCAGCTGTGCCGGGAGAACGCCAAGCCGGTGATCGTGGCCACCCAGATGCTCGACTCGATGATCGAGAACTCGCGCCCGACCCGCGCCGAGGCCTCGGACGTCGCCAACGCGGTGCTCGACGGCACCGACGCGGTGATGCTTTCCGGCGAGACCTCGGTCGGCAAGTACCCGGTGCTCACGGTCAGCACGATGGCCAAGATCGTCACCACCACCGAGGGCGGCCACGTCGGCATCCCGCGCCTGCAGCACGACCCGCGCACCCACGGTGGCGCGCTGACCATCGCCGCCTCGCAGATCGCCCGCAACATCGGCGCCAAGGCGCTGGTCGCGTTCTCGCAGACCGGCGACACCGTGCGCCGGCTCGCCCGGCTGCACTGCGACCTGCCGCTCTACGCGTTCACCCCGGTCCCCGAGGTCCGCAACACCCTGGCGCTGAGCTGGGGCGTGGAGACCTTCCTGACCGACTTCGTCGAGCACACCGATGACATGTTCATCCAGGTGGACGCGAAGATGCTGGGTCTCGGCCTGGCCAAGCCCGGCGACTACGTGGTCGTCGTGGCCGGCTCCCCGCCGAACGCCCCCGGCTCCACCAACACCCTGCGCGTCCACCAGCTCGGCTCCCTCGTGGACCCGTCCGCGGTATGA
- a CDS encoding acyl-CoA thioesterase: MTPPLQGQAAVDQLLEILDLKQVDAATFTGDSPQTGAQRVFGGQVAGQALVAAGRTVDPGRLVHSLHGYFVRPGDPTEPITFHVENIRDGRSFSVRRSTAKQHGKTIFFMSASFQVPEEGLDHHEPAPSGVPAPEDVPTMRDWVERYPDRRSVFNASPQAVDVRYIGQPGWVPPGDRDAEPKQRVWMRVDGKLPDDPLIHACALTYASDLSLLDAVLSYHGEVWGPGGVVGASLDHALWFHRTFRADEWFLYDSASPSASRARGLANGRMFTRDGRHIASAVQEGLLRRVGA, from the coding sequence ATGACGCCACCCCTGCAGGGCCAGGCCGCCGTCGACCAGCTCCTGGAGATCCTCGATCTCAAGCAGGTCGACGCGGCCACCTTCACCGGTGACAGCCCGCAGACCGGTGCCCAGCGCGTGTTCGGCGGCCAGGTCGCCGGGCAGGCGCTGGTCGCCGCCGGCCGGACGGTCGACCCCGGACGGCTGGTGCACTCGCTGCACGGCTATTTCGTCCGCCCGGGCGACCCGACCGAGCCGATCACGTTCCACGTGGAGAACATCCGGGACGGGCGGTCCTTCTCGGTCCGCCGGTCCACCGCGAAGCAGCACGGTAAGACGATCTTCTTCATGTCGGCGTCCTTTCAGGTGCCCGAGGAGGGGCTGGACCATCACGAGCCGGCCCCGTCCGGGGTGCCCGCCCCGGAGGACGTCCCGACCATGCGCGACTGGGTGGAGCGCTACCCGGACCGCCGGAGCGTCTTCAACGCCAGCCCGCAGGCGGTCGACGTGCGCTACATCGGCCAGCCCGGCTGGGTGCCGCCCGGCGACCGGGACGCCGAGCCGAAGCAGCGCGTGTGGATGCGGGTGGACGGCAAGCTGCCCGACGACCCGCTGATCCACGCGTGCGCGCTGACCTACGCCTCGGATCTGTCGTTGCTGGACGCCGTGTTGTCGTACCACGGCGAGGTGTGGGGTCCGGGCGGCGTGGTCGGCGCGAGCCTGGACCACGCGCTCTGGTTCCATCGGACGTTCCGCGCCGACGAGTGGTTCCTGTACGACAGCGCCAGCCCTTCGGCGAGCCGGGCCCGCGGCCTGGCGAACGGGCGGATGTTCACCCGCGACGGCCGGCACATCGCCAGCGCCGTCCAGGAGGGTCTGCTGCGGCGCGTCGGCGCCTGA
- a CDS encoding HdeD family acid-resistance protein yields MFAGAAWLVIGWSVLRLEPIDVTRVAGPIVLFGAVCEALRALAGTRTWWLNAGLAVLFTATGVIMLVSDDSGYTTTASLIGWYLLVRGAVDVAVGIMTRGSDRVWSLLVTVGVLETGLGFVSASPSARGAQTVVVILGGLGVLRAVADLVTALRLREIAAKGRDVLELPPERATGLAGYSAGRTDFEGVSRKPAKHRARDTGAAAATAEPPRESFHDRVVRTTADLDAMLAQAGITGPRAGARTGRDARDLPPVPDSPAGIENAPAGNAARPEPPAGGH; encoded by the coding sequence ATGTTCGCGGGGGCCGCCTGGCTGGTCATCGGCTGGAGCGTGCTGCGGCTGGAGCCGATCGACGTGACCCGGGTGGCCGGACCGATCGTGCTGTTCGGCGCGGTGTGCGAGGCGCTGCGCGCGCTGGCCGGCACCCGCACCTGGTGGCTGAACGCCGGTCTGGCCGTGCTGTTCACCGCCACCGGCGTGATCATGCTGGTCAGCGACGATTCCGGCTACACCACCACGGCCTCGCTGATCGGCTGGTACCTGCTGGTCCGCGGCGCGGTCGACGTGGCCGTGGGGATCATGACCCGCGGCTCGGACCGGGTGTGGAGCCTGCTCGTGACGGTCGGGGTGCTGGAGACCGGGCTGGGCTTCGTGTCCGCGAGCCCGTCGGCCCGCGGCGCGCAGACCGTGGTGGTGATCCTCGGCGGACTCGGCGTGCTGCGCGCGGTGGCCGACCTGGTGACCGCGCTGCGGCTGCGCGAGATCGCGGCGAAGGGCCGCGACGTGCTGGAACTGCCGCCGGAACGGGCCACCGGACTGGCCGGATACTCCGCCGGCCGCACCGACTTCGAGGGCGTGAGCCGCAAACCCGCCAAGCACCGGGCCCGGGACACCGGGGCCGCCGCGGCCACCGCCGAGCCGCCCCGCGAGTCGTTCCACGACCGGGTGGTCCGGACCACCGCGGATCTGGACGCGATGCTGGCCCAGGCCGGGATCACCGGCCCCCGGGCGGGCGCCCGCACCGGCCGGGACGCCCGGGATCTGCCGCCGGTGCCGGACAGCCCGGCGGGCATCGAGAATGCCCCCGCAGGAAACGCCGCCCGGCCGGAACCTCCGGCCGGCGGTCATTAG
- a CDS encoding ANTAR domain-containing response regulator, with protein MADTQAGAERRRVLIAEDEALIRLDLAEMLVEEGYNVVGEAGDGETAVRLAEELKPDLVILDIKMPIMDGLAAAERIAGGRIAPVVILTAFSQRDLVERARAAGAMAYLVKPFQKSDLVPAIEIALSRYSEIAALESEVAGLTDRLETRKSVERAKGELMTKYAMTEPQAFKWIQRTAMDHRMTMREVADRILAESQESGGVTGAS; from the coding sequence GTGGCCGACACGCAGGCTGGTGCCGAGCGCAGGCGGGTGCTCATCGCCGAGGACGAGGCCCTGATCCGGTTGGACCTCGCCGAGATGCTCGTCGAGGAGGGCTACAACGTCGTCGGCGAGGCGGGGGATGGTGAGACCGCCGTCCGGCTGGCCGAGGAGCTGAAGCCGGACCTGGTGATCCTGGACATCAAGATGCCGATCATGGATGGCCTGGCCGCCGCCGAGCGGATCGCCGGCGGACGGATCGCGCCGGTGGTGATCCTGACCGCTTTCAGTCAGCGCGATCTGGTGGAGCGGGCGCGCGCGGCGGGCGCGATGGCCTATCTGGTGAAGCCGTTCCAGAAGTCCGATCTGGTGCCGGCCATCGAGATCGCACTGTCGCGGTATTCCGAGATCGCCGCGCTGGAGTCCGAGGTGGCCGGTCTCACCGACCGGCTGGAGACCCGCAAGTCGGTGGAGCGGGCCAAGGGCGAGCTGATGACGAAGTACGCGATGACCGAGCCGCAGGCGTTCAAGTGGATCCAGCGCACCGCGATGGACCACCGGATGACGATGCGTGAGGTGGCCGATCGGATCCTGGCCGAGAGTCAGGAGTCCGGCGGGGTCACCGGCGCCAGTTGA
- a CDS encoding branched-chain amino acid ABC transporter substrate-binding protein, producing the protein MKQVFARAIGGVALIGLLAGTAACNKDTSSDTASGSNCGYKLAFFGALTGSAANLGVNIEQGFELAVNQFNEKKGSTCIEVAKFDSQGAAEVAPGVARSLVADKKVLGIVGPPFSGESEAADPIFAEAGIPTITPSATRTSLASKGWKVFHRAVANDDAQGPAAAAYIKDVLKAQKVFVADDQSAYGAGLADVVKSKLGAAVVNSDKTEGDGKQTDFSALVQKVKSSGATALFYGGYYTNAGLIRKQLTAAGWKGTLLGGDGMKDQGLAKASGNAAAVGTVVTCPCSPPEQAGQDFNNAYKAKWNVAAGTYSDVAYDAANIFLQGIEAGNTTPEKLNNYLSTVNYKGIANTYKWTPEGELDPTLIKVWAFKFDASGDTKADQEIKTS; encoded by the coding sequence TTGAAGCAGGTCTTCGCGCGTGCGATCGGCGGTGTCGCCCTGATCGGGCTGCTGGCCGGTACTGCAGCTTGTAACAAGGATACGAGCAGCGACACAGCGTCAGGTTCGAACTGCGGCTACAAGCTGGCGTTCTTCGGCGCGCTCACCGGATCGGCGGCGAACCTCGGTGTGAACATCGAGCAGGGCTTCGAGCTGGCCGTCAACCAGTTCAACGAGAAGAAGGGCTCGACCTGCATCGAGGTCGCCAAGTTCGACTCGCAGGGCGCGGCCGAGGTGGCGCCGGGTGTGGCCCGCAGCCTGGTGGCCGACAAGAAGGTCCTCGGCATCGTGGGCCCGCCGTTCTCCGGTGAGTCCGAGGCCGCCGACCCGATCTTCGCCGAGGCCGGCATCCCGACGATCACCCCGTCGGCGACCCGGACCTCGCTGGCGTCGAAGGGCTGGAAGGTCTTCCACCGCGCGGTCGCCAACGACGACGCGCAGGGCCCGGCCGCGGCGGCGTACATCAAGGACGTCCTGAAGGCCCAGAAGGTCTTCGTGGCCGACGACCAGTCGGCGTACGGCGCCGGCCTGGCCGACGTGGTCAAGAGCAAGCTCGGCGCCGCCGTGGTCAACAGCGACAAGACCGAGGGCGACGGCAAGCAGACCGACTTCTCCGCGCTGGTGCAGAAGGTCAAGTCCAGCGGCGCGACCGCGCTCTTCTACGGTGGCTACTACACCAACGCGGGTCTGATCCGTAAGCAGCTGACCGCGGCGGGCTGGAAGGGCACCCTGCTCGGCGGCGACGGCATGAAGGACCAGGGCCTGGCCAAGGCGTCCGGCAACGCGGCCGCGGTCGGCACCGTCGTGACCTGCCCGTGCTCCCCGCCGGAGCAGGCCGGCCAGGACTTCAACAACGCCTACAAGGCCAAGTGGAACGTCGCCGCCGGTACCTACTCGGACGTGGCCTACGACGCGGCGAACATCTTCCTGCAGGGCATCGAGGCGGGCAACACGACCCCGGAGAAGCTGAACAACTACCTGTCGACGGTGAACTACAAGGGCATCGCGAACACGTATAAGTGGACGCCCGAGGGGGAGCTCGACCCCACCCTGATCAAGGTGTGGGCGTTCAAGTTCGACGCGTCGGGCGACACCAAGGCGGACCAGGAGATCAAGACTTCCTGA
- a CDS encoding branched-chain amino acid ABC transporter permease, whose amino-acid sequence MNFSGLIQDFGPLTITGLAQGAIIALFALGYTLVYGVLRLINFAHSEVFLVGTFACLIVWGFFGLDQNSATPGLLGVLGYLAIGLLAAIVASGVTALAVELVAYRPLRRRNAPPLAFLITAIGASLFISEVVGVLTDRNQRGVPPLIVQKDVVSFGNTHITNLQILIIVLALVMMFALDRFINRSRLGRGIRAVAQNPDAAALMGVNKSRVISLVFLIGGLMAGIAAVMYDLKIGATKFDAGFLLGIEAFTAAVLGGIGNLRGALLGGLLLGLLQNYAASLLGSEWLHAASFVALVLILLFRPTGLLGESLGRARA is encoded by the coding sequence GTGAATTTCTCCGGTCTGATTCAAGACTTCGGGCCGCTGACGATCACCGGCCTGGCACAGGGCGCCATCATCGCCCTGTTCGCTCTCGGCTACACCCTGGTCTACGGCGTCCTCCGGTTGATCAACTTCGCCCACTCCGAGGTCTTCCTCGTCGGCACCTTCGCCTGCCTCATCGTCTGGGGCTTCTTCGGCCTGGACCAGAACTCCGCGACCCCGGGACTGCTCGGTGTCCTGGGCTATCTCGCGATCGGCCTGCTCGCGGCCATCGTCGCGTCCGGGGTGACCGCGCTGGCGGTCGAGCTCGTGGCGTACCGCCCGCTGCGGCGGCGCAACGCCCCGCCGCTGGCCTTCCTGATCACGGCGATCGGCGCCTCGCTGTTCATCTCCGAGGTGGTCGGTGTGCTGACCGACCGCAACCAGCGCGGTGTCCCGCCCCTGATCGTGCAGAAGGACGTGGTGTCCTTCGGCAACACCCACATCACCAACCTGCAGATCCTCATCATCGTGCTGGCGCTGGTGATGATGTTCGCCCTGGACCGGTTCATCAACCGCTCCCGGCTGGGCCGCGGCATCCGTGCCGTGGCGCAGAACCCGGACGCGGCCGCCCTGATGGGCGTGAACAAGTCCCGGGTGATCTCGCTGGTCTTCCTGATCGGCGGCCTGATGGCCGGCATCGCCGCGGTGATGTACGACCTGAAGATCGGCGCCACCAAGTTCGACGCCGGCTTCCTGCTCGGCATCGAGGCCTTCACCGCCGCGGTGCTGGGTGGCATCGGCAACCTGCGCGGGGCGCTGCTCGGCGGCCTGCTGCTCGGCCTGCTGCAGAACTACGCGGCCAGCCTGCTCGGCTCGGAGTGGCTGCACGCGGCCTCGTTCGTCGCGCTGGTGCTGATTCTGCTGTTCCGCCCGACCGGCCTGTTGGGTGAGTCTCTGGGGAGGGCCCGGGCATGA
- a CDS encoding branched-chain amino acid ABC transporter permease — protein MSVATDKRNGGAVRGWLGRQPLPVRLALVALFVVAGYLLPYVGSIPVIGPQIVTQGIDWPSALFNMSYYVLLALGLNVVVGFAGLLDLGYVGFFAVGAYVTALLTSPDSILHTEWAWLASIPIALAVTMLAGVLLGWPTLRLRGDYLAIVTLGFAEIIRIVATSTEVLRGERGFSSIPHPPGQGSDGKPIFGVADATPYFWLGLTVILLVIVGVRNLDRSRVGRSWLAIREDEEAAELMGVRTIKYKLWAFAIGAFIGGLGGIIWAGNQNFINSATFQLQFSILVLAGVVMGGSGNIAGAILGGALISYIPDRLRGIEFGDTDLYEYRFAIFGAAIILIMVLRPQGLIPSRRRAMELKDRQKEVAPQ, from the coding sequence ATGAGTGTCGCCACTGACAAGCGCAACGGCGGCGCGGTCCGCGGCTGGCTCGGCCGGCAGCCGCTGCCGGTCCGGCTGGCGCTGGTCGCGCTGTTCGTCGTCGCGGGGTACCTGCTGCCCTACGTCGGCTCGATCCCGGTGATCGGCCCGCAGATCGTGACGCAGGGTATCGACTGGCCGAGCGCGCTGTTCAACATGTCGTACTACGTGCTGCTCGCGCTGGGCCTGAACGTCGTGGTCGGCTTCGCCGGCCTGCTCGACCTCGGGTACGTCGGCTTCTTCGCCGTCGGCGCGTACGTGACCGCGCTGCTGACCTCGCCGGACAGCATCCTGCACACCGAGTGGGCGTGGCTCGCGTCGATCCCGATCGCGCTGGCCGTGACCATGCTGGCCGGTGTCCTGCTGGGCTGGCCCACGCTGCGGCTGCGCGGTGACTACCTGGCGATCGTGACGCTGGGCTTCGCCGAGATCATCCGGATCGTGGCCACCAGCACCGAGGTGCTGCGCGGCGAGCGCGGGTTCAGCAGCATCCCGCACCCGCCGGGGCAGGGCTCGGACGGCAAGCCGATCTTCGGGGTGGCCGACGCGACCCCGTACTTCTGGCTCGGGCTGACCGTCATCCTGCTGGTCATCGTCGGCGTCCGGAACCTCGACCGCAGCCGGGTCGGCCGCTCCTGGCTGGCCATCCGGGAGGACGAGGAAGCCGCCGAGCTGATGGGCGTGCGCACCATCAAGTACAAGCTGTGGGCGTTCGCGATCGGCGCGTTCATCGGCGGCCTGGGCGGCATCATCTGGGCCGGCAACCAGAACTTCATCAACTCGGCGACGTTCCAGCTGCAGTTCTCCATCCTGGTGCTGGCCGGCGTCGTGATGGGTGGTTCCGGCAACATCGCCGGCGCGATCCTGGGCGGCGCGCTCATCTCGTACATCCCGGACCGGCTCCGGGGCATCGAATTCGGCGACACGGACCTCTACGAGTACCGGTTCGCGATCTTCGGCGCCGCGATCATCCTGATCATGGTGTTGCGGCCGCAGGGCCTCATCCCGAGCCGCCGCCGCGCGATGGAGCTGAAGGACCGGCAGAAGGAGGTGGCTCCGCAGTGA
- a CDS encoding ABC transporter ATP-binding protein, whose protein sequence is MDDVTLRFGGVVALDGVSFALRKGEIFGLIGPNGAGKTTCFNAMTGVYRPTSGAIRFQGQSIVGKKKHEITRSGIGRTFQNVRLFPEMTALENVMVGADAHFKTSVLGALFRLPRFWREEREGREKSLELLRFVGIEHRAGEVSRNLSYGEQRRLEIARALATNPTLLCLDEPAAGFNPAEKEDLLNLIRKIRDTGVTVLLIEHDMRLVMGVTDRIVVLEFGKKIAEGTPAEVRENPAVIAAYLGVPTDAA, encoded by the coding sequence ATGGACGACGTCACCCTGCGCTTCGGCGGCGTGGTGGCGCTCGACGGGGTCAGCTTCGCCCTGCGCAAGGGCGAGATCTTCGGTCTGATCGGCCCGAACGGCGCCGGCAAGACCACCTGCTTCAACGCGATGACCGGGGTGTACCGGCCGACCAGCGGGGCCATCCGGTTCCAGGGCCAGTCGATCGTCGGTAAGAAGAAGCACGAGATCACCCGCAGCGGGATCGGCCGGACCTTCCAGAACGTCCGGCTCTTCCCCGAGATGACCGCGCTGGAGAACGTGATGGTGGGCGCCGACGCCCACTTCAAGACCAGCGTGCTCGGCGCGCTGTTCCGCCTGCCGCGGTTCTGGCGCGAGGAGCGCGAGGGCCGCGAGAAGTCGCTGGAGCTGCTGCGGTTCGTCGGCATCGAGCACCGCGCCGGCGAGGTGAGCCGTAATCTCTCGTACGGCGAGCAGCGGCGGCTGGAGATCGCGCGGGCGCTGGCCACCAACCCCACCCTGCTCTGCCTGGACGAGCCGGCCGCCGGCTTCAACCCGGCGGAGAAGGAGGACCTCCTCAACCTGATCCGCAAGATCCGGGACACCGGCGTCACCGTCCTGCTGATCGAGCACGACATGCGCCTGGTGATGGGGGTGACCGACCGGATCGTGGTGCTGGAGTTCGGCAAGAAGATCGCCGAGGGCACTCCGGCCGAGGTGCGTGAGAACCCGGCGGTCATCGCCGCTTACCTGGGAGTGCCGACCGATGCTGCTTGA
- a CDS encoding ABC transporter ATP-binding protein yields the protein MLLELKDITLLYGRIQALHGISLTVGQGEIVALIGANGAGKSTTMRAISGLRPVAQGSIVFDGEDITKLRADLRVVRGVSQSPEGRGIFPGMTVRENLEMGAYTRRNRTEINEDMERAFTLFPRLKEREKQVSGTMSGGEQQMLAVGRALMSRPKLLLLDEPSMGLAPMLIQQIFDIIVEINQQGTTVLLVEQNAQQALSRAHRGYVLETGRIVKEGTGQELLHDPAVKDAYLGVA from the coding sequence ATGCTGCTTGAGCTGAAGGACATCACGCTGCTGTACGGGCGGATCCAGGCCCTGCACGGCATCAGCCTGACCGTCGGCCAGGGTGAGATCGTGGCGCTGATCGGCGCGAACGGCGCCGGCAAGTCGACCACCATGCGGGCCATCTCGGGGCTGCGCCCGGTGGCCCAGGGCTCCATCGTCTTCGACGGCGAGGACATCACCAAGCTGCGCGCCGACCTGCGGGTGGTGCGCGGGGTGTCCCAGTCGCCCGAGGGCCGGGGCATCTTCCCGGGCATGACCGTGCGGGAGAACCTGGAGATGGGCGCCTACACCCGGCGCAACCGAACCGAGATCAACGAGGACATGGAGCGGGCGTTCACCCTGTTCCCCCGCCTCAAGGAGCGGGAGAAGCAGGTCAGCGGCACGATGTCCGGCGGCGAGCAGCAGATGCTCGCGGTCGGCCGGGCGCTGATGAGCCGGCCCAAGCTGCTGCTGCTCGACGAGCCCTCGATGGGCCTCGCCCCGATGCTGATCCAGCAGATCTTCGACATCATCGTCGAGATCAACCAGCAGGGCACCACGGTGCTGCTGGTCGAGCAGAACGCGCAGCAGGCGCTGTCCCGGGCGCACCGCGGTTACGTGCTGGAGACCGGCCGGATCGTCAAGGAGGGCACCGGGCAGGAGCTGCTGCACGACCCCGCCGTCAAGGACGCCTACCTCGGCGTCGCCTAA